A genome region from Heteronotia binoei isolate CCM8104 ecotype False Entrance Well chromosome 19, APGP_CSIRO_Hbin_v1, whole genome shotgun sequence includes the following:
- the LOC132587950 gene encoding dipeptidyl peptidase 8-like yields the protein MHPTPIVGSARSDSGQIEINDQVEGLQYLASRYEFIDLDRVGIHGWSYGGYLSLMALLQKPDIFKVAVAGAPVTLWLFYDTGYTERYMGHPDQNEQGYYLGSVAMQANKFPSEPNRLLLLHGFLDENVHFAHSSILLSFLVRAGKPYDLQIYPQERHSIRVPESGEHYELHLLYYLQENLGSRMATLKAMQ from the exons ATGCATCCTACACCCATCGTAGGAAGTGCGAGGAGCGACAGC GGACAAATTGAAATTAATGACCAAGTAGAAGGATTGCAGTACCTGGCCTCCCGATACGAATTCATTGATTTGGACCGCGTTGGTATTCACGGCTGGTCTTACGGGGGATACCTTTCCCTCATGGCGTTGTTGCAGAAGCCGGACATCTTCAAG GTGGCTGTCGCCGGGGCCCCGGTTACGTTGTGGCTGTTCTATGACACGGGATACACCGAACGCTACATGGGTCACCCAGATCAGAACGAGCAAGGTTATTACCTGGGCTCTGTGGCGATGCAAGCGAATAAGTTTCCTTCCGA GCCCAACCGGCTGTTGCTGCTTCACGGATTCCTGGATGAAAACGTCCACTTTGCGCACTCAAGCATCTTGCTGAGTTTCCTGGTGAGAGCCGGGAAGCCGTACGATCTGCAG atttACCCTCAGGAGCGACACAGCATCCGGGTTCCCGAATCAGGAGAGCACTATGAACTTCACCTGTTGTACTACCTTCAAGAGAACCTGGGGTCCCGCATGGCTACACTGAAGGCGATGCAGTGA